In Brachypodium distachyon strain Bd21 chromosome 2, Brachypodium_distachyon_v3.0, whole genome shotgun sequence, one genomic interval encodes:
- the LOC104582596 gene encoding F-box/kelch-repeat protein At3g23880 isoform X2, producing the protein MPDAKPSTEGTPRLKDQMNPDRSNIGGGRRMTAAVSSSAALLPEEMLTEVLLRFPVKSILRFRAVCRSWAAIFSSEEFHLLHTAMAKTAPSAATPKLFLVSPTESDSTAVYSCSPSNPQNDLLFTLANAPANSMEVVNPVPCHGLTLLQHDFLPAYYLCNAATREVTCLPPSFDASYSSTGLGLDARTRNYKVVRLINGMPHDKETINCEVYTGNGEDRWRPAATGVPFGLRRIACAAVMDAAVYKLRPVFANGSLHWLIRPSPFISKPRASVISFSVTEETFGFARPPPFWASEVHKPFWTGPLPSVDRLVEMDNQLCIV; encoded by the exons ATGCCGGACGCCAAACCTTCAACTGAAGGAACTCCGAGACTCAAGG ACCAGATGAATCCCGATCGATCGAACATTGGGGGTGGCAGGAGGATGACGGCTGCTGTATCCAGTTCTGCAGCGTTGCTCCCGGAAGAGATGTTGACAGAGGTGCTTCTACGGTTTCCGGTTAAATCCATCCTCCGGTTCCGTGCCGTCTGCCGCTCCTGGGCTGCAATCTTCTCCTCCGAGGAATTTCACCTCCTCCACACTGCAATGGCCAAGACAGCGCCGTCGGCAGCAACACCAAAACTATTCCTCGTCTCACCAACAGAATCTGATTCCACGGCGGTGTACTCATGCTCGCCATCAAACCCCCAAAACGACCTGCTGTTCACCCTGGCCAATGCCCCGGCCAACTCCATGGAGGTGGTGAACCCCGTGCCGTGCCATGGCCTAACCCTTCTCCAGCACGACTTCTTGCCAGCTTACTACCTCTGCAATGCAGCTACACGGGAAGTCACATGCCTGCCACCTTCCTTTGATGCCAGTTATTCCTCTACTGGACTGGGCTTGGATGCCCGGACAAGGAATTACAAGGTGGTGAGGCTGATCAATGGGATGCCCCATGACAAGGAGACGATCAATTGCGAGGTCTACACCGGCAATGGCGAGGATCGCTGGAGGCCGGCTGCCACCGGAGTACCCTTCGGGTTACGCAGGATTGCGTGTGCCGCTGTTATGGACGCAGCCGTGTACAAGCTACGGCCTGTGTTTGCAAACGGATCTCTGCACTGGTTGATCAGGCCTTCGCCCTTCATCAGTAAGCCAAGAGCTTCTGTCATATCCTTCTCTGTCACAGAGGAGACCTTCGGATTTGCCCGGCCACCACCTTTCTGGGCATCAGAAGTGCACAAGCCCTTCTGGACCGGGCCCTTGCCATCGGTGGATCGCCTAGTGGAGATGGATAACCAGCTGTGTATAGTCTGA
- the LOC100842639 gene encoding peroxidase 2: MAWSCRAVLAKPMGLILTALLFFPAALSAPTPPLISLPTEDDGLSYGFHDHKCPALLNNVSTAVRNARRSDPGITAGLLRLTFNDCFPQGCDASILLTGPNSEQDILPQNAGLQQGALDLIESIRAKVHRACGPTVSCADITNLATREAVLQSGLPRYEVPLGRRDSIAPARRQDVEALPRPDFDVHQLVQSFRSRGLDETDLVALSGAHTIGEAGCGSFENRFSSEEINTNGFVKRLLDNCTVNADRRQDLDVTTPMKFDNKYFTNLYRGIGVLSSDMALLLDVNTRSKVKDFAGDQEWFFRQFSNSMSKLAHRQGAKGNNAEIRNHCFERNNGGPFVGMGFKASA, translated from the exons ATGGCGTGGAGCTGCAGGGCAGTGTTGGCCAAGCCCATGGGCCTGATCCTTACAGCGTTGCTCTTCTTCCCGGCAGCTCTATCCGCGCCTACGCCACCGCTAATCTCCTTGCCCACCGAGGACGACGGCCTCTCCTATGGCTTCCACGACCACAAATGCCCGGCCCTGCTCAACAACGTGAGCACCGCCGTGCGGAACGCGCGTCGCAGCGACCCCGGCATcaccgccggcctcctccgcctcacCTTCAACGACTGCTTCCCTCAG GGCTGCGACGCGTCGATCCTGCTGACGGGGCCCAACAGCGAGCAGGACATACTTCCCCAGAACGCCGGGCTGCAGCAGGGCGCGCTTGACCTCATCGAGAGCATCCGCGCCAAGGTGCACCGCGCGTGCGGGCCCACcgtctcctgcgccgacatCACCAACCTCGCCACCCGGGAGGCCGTCCTGCAGTCGGGCCTCCCGCGGTACGAGGTGCCTCTGGGCCGGCGCGACAGCATCGCGCCGGCCCGGAGGCAGGACGTCGAGGCCCTGCCGCGGCCCGACTTCGACGTGCACCAGCTCGTCCAGTCCTTCCGGAGCCGGGGGCTCGACGAGACCGACCTCGTCGCGCTCTCCGGCGCGCATACCATCGGCGAGGCCGGCTGCGGAAGCTTCGAGAACCGCTTCTCCTCCGAGGAGATCAACACCAATGGCTTCGTCAAGAGGCTCCTGGACAACTGCACCGTGAACGCCGACAGGCGGCAGGACCTGGACGTGACAACGCCGATGAAGTTCGACAACAAGTATTTTACCAACCTTTATCGGGGCATCGGGGTGTTGAGCTCCGACATGGCGCTCCTCCTGGACGTGAACACCAGGAGCAAGGTGAAAGACTTTGCGGGTGACCAGGAGTGGTTCTTTAGGCAGTTCAGTAATTCTATGAGCAAGCTGGCGCATCGGCAGGGCGCCAAGGGGAACAACGCCGAGATCCGCAACCACTGCTTCGAACGGAACAACGGAGGGCCGTTCGTTGGCATGGGGTTCAAGGCCTCTGCTTGA
- the LOC100842946 gene encoding uncharacterized protein LOC100842946 yields MPYPDPDEANLVSSTQASIAKEPGASSPASPSSNTPSFTIRTDGDKETFLRDIMDKDDSSDDLMDDEYYMFAGECSADMDIDGPTDAALAGDSIDPLDIVYSNIPDRTHILKHAANCDHCGAKKFEYETKGFCCRNGQIQLADPDPEPIPELMRHWSSADADSRHFCDSIRFFNGHFSFTTLGVSLDNNYTNMRSGVYTFRAHGTMYHNVHSFGVGSKPEHLQLYFYDDDPNLSHRNEATKNLDQDVVKKVANIMRGNPYSQTFRSLGAHAGSLAEYRIDLNTDKKLDQRTYNTPIASEVAAIWVEGTDLARRFERSITLYGDNDERYGIRATHGCYDPLSYPLFFPKGQLGWHPNIPKRGVNWELGQQSRDNDDSEETGNRLCVSVRDYYCYRLQTRPAIFNPILHGARLFQQYAVDMYIKIEGTRLNWFREHQPQIRAELYKGVVDSIAAGETRASEVGKRTVLPWSFQGGDRCMKRRHMDAMALVQKYGKPDIFLTMTCNPNWEEIVNELFPGQTPQDRPDLVVRVFKAKLQAMKDMLFKEHILGVVMAYVYVVEFQKRGLPHAHFLLIMDSKYKLTMPEQYDRLISAELPDKNKYPELYAMVVKHMMHGPCGVLKPNNICMKDGLCKNRYPRPFNSTTIQGKDSYPVYHRRDNGHNAHVRGQTLDNRWVVPYNPYLLRMFNCHINVEVCSSIKAVKYIYKYIYKGGDQTSMNFEQPDNNGNIDEIKRYIDARWITPPEALWRIFGFNLYDNSPSVLQLPLHLPGMHMVSFNAKEDLRDVATREKASKSMLTEYFEANKKYEKARTILYKEFPEWFTWQAGDKYWKERKIRPQVGRIVSTHPAEGDRYYLRVLLNHVAGSTSFEDIRTVEGNLCETFREAAEKRGLIEADNALDECLTEAEQFAMPSSLRRLFATILVFCEPGDPRGLWDRHLEGMSDDHRRSITCPIAVEQKVLLDIRSMLQSMGKEITSFPLLKMDETYDDTGGEAREIIEESSIAVDIEDASLASSLNPEQRSAYDEILAAVDSGTGGVFFVDGPGGTGKTFMYRALLAKLRGEEKIAVATTTAGIAASIMPGGRTAHSRFKIPLNIVDGASCNFTKQSGTAKLLRMASLIIWDEATMTKRQAIEALDNSMRDIMGRRDRPFGGKTVVFGGDFRQVLSVVRKGTRGQIIDVSLRSSYLWERMRHLKLVTNMRAHSDPWFADFLLRVGNGTEEADGEGNIRLPEDVCVTSTDKESDIERLIDHVFPTLNTSMTDPNYITSRAILTTKNDNVDNINMRMIERFNGEERIYHSFDSAEDDPHGYYPPEFLNTLTPNGLPPHVLKLKINCPVILLRNIDPANGLCNGTRLIVRGFQKNAIDAEIVLGQQAGKRVFLPRIPLCPSDDEMFPFRFKRKQFPI; encoded by the exons ATGCCCTACCCTGATCCAGATGAAGCCAACCTCGTATCAAGCACACAAGCATCCATTGCCAAAGAACCAGGTGCTTCATCGCCAGCAAGCCCATCATCCAACACGCCATCATTCACCATCAGAACCGACG GTGACAAGGAAACCTTCCTTAGGGATATCATGGACAAGGACGACTCCTCCGATGACTTGATGGATGATGAGTACTACATGTTTGCCGGTGAAT GTTCCGCGGACATGGACATTGACGGACCAACAGATGCAGCTCTGGCAGGCGATAGCATTGACCCATTGGACATCGTCTACTCAAATATTCCAGACAGAACACATATCCTGAAGCACGCTGCGAACTGCGATCACTGCGGGGCCAAGAAGTTTGAGTATGAGACCAAAGGATTTTGCTGTCGGAATGGGCAGATACAGCTGGCAGACCCAGATCCAGAGCCCATCCCGGAGCTTATGAGGCATTGGTCTAGCGCTGATGCGGACTCACGTCATTTTTGTGACAGCATTAGGTTCTTCAACGGTCACTTCTCCTTCACAACACTCGGTGTCAGCCTTGACAACAACTACACAAACATGAGGTCCGGGGTGTACACGTTTCGGGCGCACGGAACGATGTACCATAATGTGCATTCTTTCGGGGTTGGTTCGAAACCCgaacatctacaactctacTTCTATGATGACGACCCCAATCTAAGCCACCGCAATGAGGCTACCAAGAACCTGGACCAAGATGTAGTCAAAAAGGTGGCCAACATCATGAGAGGAAACCCCTACTCCCAGACGTTTAGGAGTCTAGGCGCCCATGCAGGCAGCCTCGCGGAATACCGCATCGACTTGAACACCGACAAGAAGCTAGATCAACGGACATACAACACTCCAATTGCATCAGAGGTGGCCGCTATCTGGGTGGAGGGCACCGACCTGGCGAGGAGGTTCGAACGCAGCATCACTTTGTACGGAGACAACGACGAGAGGTACGGCATACGGGCTACACATGGCTGCTATGACCCACTCTCATACCCCCTCTTCTTCCCAAAGGGGCAGCTCGGGTGGCATCCCAACATCCCCAAACGAGGTGTGAATTGGGAGTTAGGACAACAGTCAAGAGACAACGACGATTCAG AAGAGACGGGTAACCGTCTGTGCGTATCTGTTAGGGACTACTATTGCTACAGGTTACAGACGCGTCCTGCGATATTCAACCCGATACTACACGGAGCACGCCTATTCCAGCAGTACGCAGTCGACATGTACATAAAGATCGAGGGCACCAGGTTGAATTGGTTCCGAGAACACCAGCCACAAATTCGAGCTGAACTATACAAAGGCGTCGTTGATAGCATAGCGGCAGGGGAGACTCGAGCGAGCGAGGTTGGTAAAAGGACGGTGCTCCCATGGTCATTCCAAGGAGGGGACAGATGTATGAAGAGGAGGCACATGGACGCAATGGCCTTGGTGCAGAAGTACGGCAAGCCAGACATCTTCCTAACGATGACCTGCAACCCTAATTGGGAGGAGATAGTCAACGAGCTGTTCCCCGGCCAGACTCCTCAGGACAGACCGGACCTCGTCGTACGGGTATTCAAAGCTAAGCTTCAAGCCATGAAAGACATGCTTTTCAAAGAACACATCCTCGGCGTTGTCATGGCATATGTTTACGTGGTCGAGTTCCAGAAGAGAGGCCTCCCACATGCCCACTTCCTTCTTATCATGGATTCTAAATACAAGCTGACGATGCCGGAGCAATATGACCGTCTAATCTCGGCCGAGCTCCCGGACAAGAATAAGTACCCAGAACTTTACGCCATGGTCGTCAAGCACATGATGCACGGCCCGTGTGGTGTTCTTAAGCCAAACAACATATGCATGAAGGACGGGTTGTGTAAGAACCGCTACCCAAGGCCGTTCAACAGTACCACCATCCAGGGGAAGGACTCTTATCCTGTGTATCATCGACGGGACAACGGTCACAACGCTCATGTCCGAGGTCAGACGCTAGATAACAGATGGGTCGTGCCGTACAACCCTTACCTCCTCCGTATGTTCAACTGCCACATTAACGTCGAGGTGTGCTCCAGCATCAAGGCAGTGAAGTATATTTACAAGTACATCTACAAGGGAGGAGATCAAACATCGATGAATTTTGAGCAGCCTGACAACAACGGCAACATCGACGAGATCAAGAGATATATTGATGCGAGGTGGATTACTCCACCAGAAGCTTTGTGGAGGATCTTTGGCTTCAACCTCTATGATAACTCGCCATCGGTCCTACAGCTGCCGCTTCATCTTCCAGGTATGCATATGGTATCGTTCAACGCGAAAGAGGACCTTAGAGACGTAGCCACTCGGGAGAAAGCATCAAAATCCATGCTAACAGAGTACTTTGAGGCCAACAAAAAATACGAGAAGGCAAGAACCATACTATACAAGGAATTTCCAGAATGGTTTACATGGCAGGCAGGAGATAAATAttggaaggaaaggaaaataCGGCCCCAAGTAGGCCGAATCGTGTCAACCCATCCTGCAGAGGGAGATAGATACTATCTGAGGGTGCTGCTTAATCATGTTGCAGGCTCTACTTCATTCGAAGACATACGAACGGTTGAAGGAAACCTATGTGAAACATTTCGGGAGGCTGCGGAAAAGAGGGGTCTTATTGAGGCTGACAACGCACTCGACGAGTGCCTAACGGAGGCGGAGCAATTCGCGATGCCATCATCACTCCGAAGGCTCTTCGCAACAATATTGGTATTCTGCGAGCCCGGCGATCCGCGTGGTCTCTGGGATAGGCACCTCGAAGGAATGTCAGATGACCATAGACGATCGATCACTTGCCCAATCGCAGTGGAGCAAAAGGTGTTGCTTGACATCAGAAGCATGCTGCAGTCCATGGGCAAAGAAATAACGTCTTTCCCTCTTCTAAAAATGGACGAAACATACGATGACACTGGAGGCGAGGCTAGGGAAATCATCGAGGAGTCCAGTATCGCGGTCGACATTGAGGACGCTTCTCTGGCGTCCTCCCTTAACCCTGAGCAGAGGTCTGCATACGATGAGATACTTGCGGCTGTTGACAGCGGCACCGGAGGAGTGTTTTTTGTCGATGGGCCAGGAGGCACCGGGAAGACATTCATGTATAGGGCCTTGCTCGCTAAGCTCAGAGGTGAGGAGAAGATAGCAGTGGCGACGACAACAGCAGGTATCGCTGCTTCAATCATGCCAGGAGGCAGGACCGCCCACTCGAGATTCAAGATACCCCTTAACATAGTAGATGGCGCTTCATGCAACTTCACAAAACAGAGTGGGACGGCCAAGCTGCTGAGGATGGCTTCGCTTATAATATGGGATGAGGCCACGATGACCAAGCGTCAGGCGATCGAGGCACTAGACAATAGCATGCGCGACATCATGGGCCGAcgagaccgtccattcggggGGAAGACCGTCGTGTTCGGCGGTGACTTCAGGCAAGTGCTTTCGGTCGTGAGGAAGGGCACACGAGGACAGATAATCGACGTGAGTCTACGCAGTTCATACCTATGGGAGAGGATGCGCCATCTCAAACTCGTGACAAACATGAGGGCGCATAGCGACCCGTGGTTCGCCGACTTCTTATTGCGTGTCGGCAATGGCACCGAGGAGGCCGATGGAGAAGGAAACATTCGGCTTCCAGAAGATGTGTGTGTGACATCTACTGACAAGGAGAGTGACATAGAGAGGTTGATCGACCATGTGTTCCCAACTTTGAACACCAGCATGACCGACCCGAACTATATTACTTCTAGAGCTATCCTCACGACGAAGAACGACAACGTCGACAATATAAACATGCGAATGATAGAGCGTTTCAATGGAGAGGAAAGGATCTACCATAGCTTCGACAGTGCGGAGGATGATCCACACGGTTACTACCCTCCCGAGTTCTTGAACACACTTACCCCGAACGGGCTGCCTCCACACGTTCTCAAATTGAAGATCAACTGCCCCGTTATACTCCTAAGGAATATTGACCCGGCTAACGGATTGTGTAACGGCACGAGGCTCATAGTACGTGGATTccaaaaaaatgcaattgatGCCGAGATCGTGCTAGGACAGCAAGCTGGGAAGAGGGTGTTCCTTCCTAGGATTCCACTCTGCCCATCCGACGATGAAATGTTCCCATTCCGTTTCAAGAGGAAGCAGTTCCCG ATTTAA